The Bdellovibrionota bacterium DNA segment ATGCAGAAATCAAAGAGATGTTATCTGAATACGCCAAAATGTTAAGAGGAGGAGCAGGAGGCGCCGTGAAATCAAAAGCGACATTCACACCCATCATGGAAAGATCATTCTTTACAGACTGGCTCACTGAAGAACAAAAAGCAGCGATCGTAAATCGCAGTTGCAAACAAATTTTTAATTAAGAGCCAATAAAAAAAGAAGGCTGCGAGCGCAGCCTTCTTGCATTTTCGATTTTAATATTATTTTAGAACCAGTATTTTAATTGTCCATTAAGAGCAAAGGTATCTTGAGCATTCACAACCGTTAAATAACTTGCCGTTGCTCCTAGCGTAAAGCTTTTGCTACGAACCATCCCTGACCCAGTGAGTGGGAAATCCACTCCGGCTAAATATTTAACTCCCAAATTAGTTTCGTCTTCACCTTCGGTATCAAGAACTCCGCCAATGCCTAACCCGACAAATGAATGCTTGATGACCGGAGTATTTCCACCAAAATTATATGTAGCTTTACCAATCAAAGTTGTTCTGCGTAGATTATCTTCATTGTCACGATCTGTAAGGAAGGTGGACGCCTCAAGTGCTACGCCAATCGGAATAATAGGTTGGTAACCAAATTCAACACCATATTGTGCGGCTCCATCATGATTATCGCCAGGTTCCGCATAACCTGCTTGAACTCCGAGATGAGGTTTAAATTGTGATTCATCAGCGGCTTGTACTTTTGGAAATGTAGATTGAGTAGTTGTCGCTTCTGAGTCAGTCGCGGCCTTAGAATCTACACTGAATATAAGAAGTAGTGCTAAGAAAGCCAGCAGCAGAGGAACGTTAGATTTTAAAATAGATTTTTGCATAATTTCTCCATTCTCCGGTTAAGGGAAATTGTTGTTTCTCTTATGTTGTGCAAAGAAAATACCCGCATAGGATAGAAATAAACGGCTTAAGAGCTATTATTGGGGGAAGACTGACTCTTGAGGTAGAATATTTCCCCTTAATAATCCTGATTAGGATTGGGATACCTATTGGAAAGATTACGCTTTAGCTTATCAATCGGATGCCATCTTTTTTGCAATTTTAGAGTATCTAATTCAATTAAAGGAGCCGGCGGGCAATTATCGCATTCAATTTAAAACCAAGGGGATTTTATGAAATATCTTTTAGCTTTTGTTTTTATGTTCGTTGCCAATGCAGCCCTTGCTTCGACTCAATGGGATTCTTGCTCTAGCTCTGATGGAACTGTAACAATGCTCGGTAGCCTTCTTTCTATTGAGGGGATTGGTGAAATTGGATCTGAATCTGTTAAAGTTACCGTCCTCTCAACTGTAAAAGATGAACAAGAAAAGTGCTGGTTAAAAAATCACAGGACTGAGGTCATTTCTTATGAGAATAAAGTTACCGTAGAAGAAGTTGAATACACGACAGAAGAAAATGATAGTCCATCAAAATCAATTCTCATCTGTGAACGTGGCGGCAGCGGTATTCCAGCTAATGATGAGTGCGAGTAAAGAAAAAAGTAAGAAAGCAGCCGTTTTAACACGGCTGCAAAAAATCTAATCACATACAAACTGCACATCACTATAAAAGTATTGGGTTCCTGCATTCTCATAACGGTATGTTACACCTCCATCAAAGTCTACAGATGCTCTGCACTCCATGGTGGTAACTGCTGTCATGTTGCCACTGGTACTCTTACCGCCACAACTTATGGTATACGGAATATCCGTTGTGATTGGAAATGAGTGTCCTTCAACGCAAGCGTTAGCAATATTGGCAAAACCAAGCATCAGTGTCGTCGCGAGTAAAAATAAAACCTTTGGCATAAAAATCCCCCTTTTTCGCAAGACTTATGTCGTTGCAGATGAAGCTATCGGTAGAAAAAATCCCAAACTATAAATTAATCCAAAAATAACAAAGCGCAGGGGAATATATGCCGACAACCGCGTGCAACGATTGACGAAAAAAGAAATTATATCATTTTGAAATTGTTGCTAAATTGTTTGGTCAATCAAGCAAGAATGGCGCGCTCGGAGAGACTTGAACTCCCAACACTCGGATTCGAAGTCCGATACTCTATCCAATTGAGCTACGAGCGCCTAGTTGATCCATAAAAACTAGATCATACCCCCAAAATATTCAACTATATTAAAATCCCATTGCCTTGAGATTTCTTCGCCCTTACGCTTATATGCATGAGGGCAATCAATACCACTATTTTATTATCTGTATTCGTTGGCGGAGGCGTTGGCTCGCTTTTACGTATGCTTACAATCACTAGCTTTGGTAACCAATTCTACCTTGGAACTCTGCTTGTGAATTTGACAGGGAGTTTTTTCATTGGGTTTGTTTATAACTCGGAGGCCAAATTCCTTACGGAACCTATAAAAATGTTAATTATGACGGGGATAATCGGTGGTTTAACGACCT contains these protein-coding regions:
- a CDS encoding CrcB family protein translates to MRAINTTILLSVFVGGGVGSLLRMLTITSFGNQFYLGTLLVNLTGSFFIGFVYNSEAKFLTEPIKMLIMTGIIGGLTTFSGFALDFFKLAQMGEFKRAFLYFIITNLLAIGGCMLGYFISVKS